One Burkholderiaceae bacterium DAT-1 DNA segment encodes these proteins:
- a CDS encoding DUF885 domain-containing protein — translation MKYTLIAAALATACLSFAPVASATTVKANAAHTQSSEDARFDQLVKQFLDDYWKHNPDSAVSAGYYKYADVLDIPNAASRKELLRFVNDWQKRFAALNTNRLDDGHRTDLAMLNNQLDAARWYQETFRSWEWSPANYGVAEPLSLMLANTYAPLETRLQAISKRLARVPAYYEAAKANIHQPVMEHTQLAIDQNPGNLEVLDSLEKKLGESKLSAADKALFTSRVAAARKAIQGYGDWLKDLKASLEKNGNARSFRIGKALYEPMFAYEIQAGMTAEQLYHRALQEKESLLGRMDKLSVELWPKYMGDTAMPADRFDRIGQLINKMSEHHVKVEEFVPEIKRRIPILEAWVDEHHLVSQDKTRPLVVRETPVYMRGTAGASISAPGPYDPKANTYYNVTPLDGDTPERAESWLREYNDWILQILSIHEAVPGHYVQLMHANKSPSIVKTIFGNGAMVEGWAVYSERMMLESGYGGNTPEMWFMYAKWNLRVVSNTILDYSIHVLDMSKEDALKMLTREAFQSQAEAEGKWRRASLSQVQLTSYFAGFAEIYDFRNQLKAEQGEKFNLYNFHEQFLSYGSAPVRLIKEMMRKH, via the coding sequence ATGAAGTACACCCTTATTGCTGCCGCCCTGGCTACAGCGTGTTTGTCTTTTGCGCCCGTTGCGAGCGCCACAACAGTCAAAGCAAACGCCGCACACACTCAGTCGAGTGAAGATGCACGCTTTGATCAACTCGTGAAGCAATTCCTGGACGACTACTGGAAACACAATCCGGATAGCGCAGTCAGCGCCGGCTACTATAAATACGCCGACGTACTAGACATCCCGAATGCAGCAAGTCGCAAAGAACTGCTGCGCTTTGTAAACGACTGGCAGAAGCGGTTTGCGGCACTGAATACGAACAGGCTGGATGATGGCCATCGCACCGATCTGGCCATGTTGAACAATCAGCTGGATGCGGCTCGCTGGTATCAAGAGACCTTCCGCTCCTGGGAATGGTCGCCTGCCAACTACGGTGTTGCAGAGCCACTTTCGCTGATGCTGGCCAACACCTATGCCCCGCTTGAAACACGCCTGCAGGCCATCAGTAAGCGCCTTGCGCGCGTGCCTGCTTACTACGAAGCAGCCAAGGCCAATATTCACCAGCCGGTGATGGAGCATACCCAGCTGGCCATCGACCAGAACCCGGGTAACCTTGAGGTACTTGATTCGCTGGAGAAAAAATTAGGCGAATCCAAGCTGTCTGCAGCAGATAAAGCCCTGTTTACATCCCGGGTGGCTGCGGCGCGCAAAGCCATACAAGGGTATGGCGATTGGCTCAAGGATCTGAAAGCGTCCCTTGAGAAGAACGGCAATGCCCGTTCATTCCGCATTGGCAAGGCCTTGTATGAACCCATGTTTGCCTATGAGATTCAGGCCGGGATGACCGCCGAGCAGCTGTATCATCGCGCACTGCAAGAAAAGGAATCGCTGCTGGGTCGCATGGACAAACTGTCTGTCGAACTCTGGCCCAAGTATATGGGTGATACAGCCATGCCAGCAGATCGCTTTGACCGGATCGGGCAGCTGATCAACAAAATGTCCGAACACCATGTCAAAGTGGAAGAGTTTGTACCGGAAATCAAACGCCGCATTCCGATTCTAGAAGCCTGGGTTGACGAGCATCATCTGGTCAGCCAAGACAAAACACGTCCGCTGGTTGTGCGGGAAACACCGGTTTATATGCGTGGTACCGCTGGTGCGTCTATCAGTGCGCCAGGGCCATATGATCCCAAAGCCAACACTTATTACAATGTGACGCCGCTGGATGGCGATACACCCGAGCGTGCGGAGTCCTGGCTGCGCGAATACAACGACTGGATTCTGCAGATTCTGAGCATCCATGAAGCGGTACCGGGTCACTATGTGCAGCTGATGCACGCCAACAAGTCACCATCCATTGTCAAAACCATCTTTGGCAATGGCGCCATGGTGGAAGGCTGGGCGGTATACAGCGAACGCATGATGCTGGAGTCGGGCTATGGTGGCAACACACCGGAAATGTGGTTCATGTATGCCAAGTGGAATTTGCGCGTGGTGAGCAACACCATTCTGGATTACAGCATTCATGTGCTCGACATGAGCAAGGAAGACGCGCTGAAGATGCTGACGCGCGAGGCCTTCCAGTCTCAAGCTGAAGCAGAAGGCAAATGGCGCCGCGCGAGTCTGAGTCAGGTTCAGCTGACCAGCTACTTTGCCGGTTTTGCCGAAATATATGACTTCCGCAATCAGCTTAAGGCCGAACAGGGCGAAAAATTCAACCTGTACAACTTCCATGAGCAATTCCTGAGCTACGGCAGTGCGCCCGTCCGCCTGATCAAAGAAATGATGCGCAAGCATTGA
- a CDS encoding response regulator produces MSVKLLKFLVVDDSMAVRQVVSGYLREFGIEQIVQVSSGREALNSLKRGKFDVVLSDLNMPNMSGLDLLRAMRSEPDLAEIPFLMITSEKDANLLKEVVTSGVTQILMKPFNMQQLQVKLSATLRKVKRPPKPDD; encoded by the coding sequence ATGTCGGTAAAGCTTCTGAAATTTCTGGTGGTGGACGACTCAATGGCGGTGCGCCAGGTGGTCTCGGGCTACTTGCGTGAGTTTGGCATTGAGCAGATCGTCCAAGTGAGCAGTGGTCGCGAAGCCCTGAATTCGCTTAAGCGAGGCAAATTCGATGTCGTCCTGTCGGATCTGAACATGCCGAATATGAGCGGGCTGGATCTGCTCAGGGCAATGCGCAGCGAGCCTGATCTTGCCGAAATTCCATTTTTGATGATTACATCAGAAAAAGATGCCAATTTGCTCAAGGAAGTTGTGACCAGCGGGGTGACCCAGATTCTGATGAAGCCCTTCAATATGCAGCAACTTCAGGTCAAATTGAGTGCAACACTAAGAAAAGTGAAGCGTCCACCCAAGCCTGACGACTGA